The following proteins are encoded in a genomic region of Limanda limanda chromosome 22, fLimLim1.1, whole genome shotgun sequence:
- the chd3 gene encoding chromodomain-helicase-DNA-binding protein 3 isoform X5, with the protein MSSPLRCCEEDEGMVVHSEGGGFDEEEDDDDDGDRDEDASDINSPAAPRETATAAAAAAAPEEAEASDREVPCRKKGRPKKKKDTKKKDKEGKPAKAKKRKKIESNVERDSDRERDFGENSDSVASDYGSGEKKKKRKHKERKEKKTKKKKKDDVERDSSQEESSKPMEQKNSAQLAKEWGLEDVDHTFTEEDYSELTNYKAFSQFMRPMIAKKNPKIPMSKMMTILGAKWREFSSNNPFKGNAAAVAAAAAAAAIAVAEQVSAATASPEPPPQPPPIRKAKTKEGKGPGYKKRSKSPRVSDKKKAQAKAKKMAPIRIKLSPIGAKRKKSCSSDDIEEDESEQEDSSVHSSSVRSDSSGRVKKNKRGRPAKKKKKSAISCPAPVPGEEEGEGYETDHQDYCEVCQQGGEIILCDTCPRAHHLVCLEPELDKAPEGKWSCPHCEKEGIQWEAKDEDFEDFEEDSEDRVISDVGAGIMIPIETEEEDDDHMEFCRVCKDGGELLCCDTCTSSYHIHCLNPPLPEIPNGEWLCPRCTCPQIKGRVQKILHWRWGEPPSPIPVPPAPDAEPDAPPPPPMKGRAEREFFVKLVGQSYWHCTWITELQLEIFHSVMYRNYQRKTDMDEPPSLDYGSGGEDENGVGKSEKRRAKDPEYAIMDDKYYKYGIKPEWMMIHRIINHSVDKKATYHYLVKWRDLTYDQCTWERDDLDIPDFAIYKANYWRHRDLIMKEDPDKPRKMRSRNPEGEEDSSASPVTDPTIKYEEQPDFVTSTGGTLHLYQLEGLNWLRFSWSQGTDTILADEMGLGKTIQTIVFLYSLFKEGHTKGPFLVSAPLSTIINWEREFEMWAPDFYVLTYTGDKDSRAIIRENEFTFDDTAVKGGKKTFKLRRDATIKFHVLLTSYELVTIDQTALKSIDWACLVVDEAHRLKNNQSKFFRRLNDYKIDHKLLLTGTPLQNNLEELFHLLNFLTPNRFNNLEGFLEEFADISKEDQIKKLHDLLGPHMLRRLKADVFKNMPAKTELIVRVELSPMQKKYYKLILTKNFEALNTKGGSQVSLLNIMMDLKKCCNHPYLFPVASMEAAKTPSGAYEGSALTKASGKLTLMQKMLRNLKEQGHRVLVFSQMTKMLDLLEDFLDYEGYKYERIDGSVTGALRQEAIDRFNAPGACQFCFLLSTRAGGLGINLATADTVVIFDSDWNPHNDIQAFSRAHRIGQANKVMIYRFVTRASVEERITQVAKRKMMLTHLVVRPGLGSKAGSMSKQELDDILKFGTEELFKDQREGMKNTTGDKVEDEGNVIHYDSTAIERLLDRSQNETDDTDVQNMNEYLSSFKVAQYMVREEDKVEEIEREIIKQEENVDPDYWEKLLRHHYEQQQEDLASKLGKGKRNRKPVNYNDAAQEDQEWHADISDNQSEYSVGSEEEDEDFDDRPEGRRQSRRQMRNEKDKPLPPLLARVGGNLEVLGFNTRQRKAFLNAVMRWGMPSQDAFSSQWLVRDLRGKSEKEFKAYVSLFMRHLCEPVADGAETFADGVPREGLCRQPVLTRIGVMSLVKKKIQEFEHINGRWSLPELKPEVNVDKSSSRASSPAVKTTTPTPDASYSNTPCTSTPATPAPADKLEKNGKEGEKEEDKEEGETLPEKEKGKEKDEGKEVEGNKTGDPEELSSTKETPESASPCQKAENIEEHNLEEAEKKETTDIPAATTEEKKAQEESKEETKQDTELKEEKSEGEKTAEEKEKDNDKREETPTTTEAPDTKEKSEVADVKKEEVKGEKDAGKEVKAAKEEPPRGNGRPPAERPRFMFNIADGGFTELHTLWQNEERAAISSGKMNEIWHRRHDFWLLAGIVIHGYARWQDIQNDPQFAIVNEPFKTQANKGNFLEMKNKFLARRFKLLEQALVIEEQLRRAAYLNMTQDPSHPAMALNARFAEVECLAESHQHLSKESLGGNKPANAVLHKVLNQLEELLSDMKADVTRLPATLSRVPPIAARLQMSERTILSRLASKGTETHTPPPIPPGPYATPQNYGAPFTPAPPSALYMGGANYSQMPPGSFISEAAAAAGATGGAAGGAAGGPTAASVCQKTKEHDVVQRQRVVDLWKDGKSEGAIGQELRMPKSTVHSIIVKYRLSNTVENLPRNGRPKKP; encoded by the exons ATGTCCTCTCCGCTGCGCTGCTGCGAGGAAGACGAGGGCATGGTGGTTCATTCCGAGGGAGGAGGTTTcgatgaagaagaagacgacgacgacgacgggGACAGAGACGAGGACGCAAGCGACATAAACTCTCCGGCGGCGCCTCGGGAAACTGCaacagccgccgccgccgccgccgcgccAG aagaggcagaggcGTCAGACAGAGAGGTCCCGTGCAGGAAGAAAGGACggccgaagaagaagaaggacacAAAGAAGAAGGACAAAGAGGGGAAACCTGCAAAAGCAAAGAAACGCAAGAAGATC GAAAGCAATGTAGAGAGAGActcggacagagagagagacttcggCGAGAACTCCGACAGTGTCGCCAGCGACTATGGATctggggagaagaagaaaaagaggaaacataaagaaaggaaggagaagaaaaccaagaagaagaaaaaagatgaCGTGGAGCGGGACAGCAGTCAGGAGGAATCATCAAAG CCAATGGAGCAGAAGAACTCGGCCCAGCTGGCAAAGGAGTGGGGTCTGGAGGATGTTGATCATACCTTCACAGAGGAAGACTACAGCGAACTCACCAACTACAAAGCCTTCAGCCAGTTCATGAG GCCAATGATCGCCAAGAAGAACCCTAAGATCCCCATGTCCAAGATGATGACCATCCTGGGGGCCAAGTGGAGGGAGTTCAGCTCTAACAATCCCTTTAAGGGCAACGCCGCCGCCGTCgctgcggctgctgcagctgctgccatcGCCGTCGCCGAGCAGGTCTCTGCAGCGACCGCCTCGCCTGAGCCGCCGCCACAGCCACCACCAATCAGGAAAGCCAAGACGAAAGAGGGCAAAG GCCCTGGCTACAAAAAGCGCAGTAAAAGCCCTCGAGTCTCAGACAAGAAAAAGGCTCAAGCAAAGGCTAAAAAGATGGCACCCATCCGTATCAAACTGTCGCCCATCGGtgccaagaggaagaagagctgcTCC AGCGATGATATAGAGGAGGACGAGTCTGAGCAGGAGGACTCCAGCGTCCACAGCTCCTCGGTTCGCTCGGACAGCTCCGGCCGTGTCAAGAAGAACAAGCGAGGACGTCctgccaagaagaagaagaaaa GTGCCATTTCATGCCCAGCTCCAGTccctggggaggaggagggcgagggcTACGAGACGGATCATCAGGACTACTGCGAGGTGTGTCAGCAGGGGGGGGAGATCATCCTGTGTGACACGTGTCCCAGAGCTCATCACCTCGTCTGTCTGGAGCCGGAGCTGGACAAGGCCCCCGAGGGCAAGTGGAGCTGCCCGCACTGC GAAAAAGAAGGAATCCAGTGGGAAGCGAAGGACGAGGACTTTGAGGACTTTGAGGAGGACAGCGAGGACAGGGTGATATCAGACGTCGGAGCCGGGATTATGATCCCCAtcgagacggaggaggaggatgacgacCACATGGAGTTCTGTCGGGTGTGCAAAGACGGGGGGGAACTGTTGTGCTGCGACACCTGCACCTCGTCGTACCACATCCACTGTCTCAACCCGCCGCTGCCAGAGATCCCCAACGGAGAGTGGCTGTGTCCACGGTGCACG TGTCCGCAAATCAAAGGTCGCGTCCAGAAAATCCTCCACTGGCGGTGGGGAGAGCCTCCATCGCCGATTCCTGTTCCCCCGGCGCCTGACGCCGAGCCGGACGCCCCCCCGCCGCCACCCATGAAGGGCAGAGCCGAGAGGGAGTTCTTTGTCAAGTTGGTCGGGCAGTCCTACTGGCACTGCACGTGGATCACCGAGCTCCAG CTGGAGATCTTCCACTCGGTGATGTACAGAAACTACCAGAGGAAGACGGACATGGACGAGCCTCCCAGTCTGGATTATGGTTCTGGAGGAGAAGACGAGAACGGAGTGGGAAAGAGCGAAAAGAGGAGGGCTAAGGATCCTGAGTACGCCATCATGGATGACAAATACTACAAGTATGGCATCAAGCCTGAGTGGATGATGATCCACCGCATCATCAACCACAG TGTGGACAAGAAGGCGACGTACCACTACCTGGTGAAGTGGAGAGACCTGACCTACGACCAGTGCACCTGGGAGAGAGACGACCTGGATATCCCTGATTTTGCAATTTACAAGGCCAACTACTGGAGGCACAG AGATTTAATAATGAAGGAGGATCCAGACAAACCCAGGaagatgaggagcaggaaccCAGAGGGTGAAGAGGATTCCTCTGCTTCACCCGTCACTGAC CCTACGATAAAATACGAAGAGCAGCCAGACTTCGTCACATCGACCGGCGGGACGCTGCACCTGTACCAGCTCGAGGGTCTGAACTGGCTTCGGTTTTCTTGGTCCCAGGGCACCGACACCATCCTGGCAGATGAGATGGGCCTCGGCAAAACCATCCAGACCATCGTCTTCCTCTACTCACTTTTCAAAGAG GGTCACACCAAGGGCCCGTTCCTGGTCAGCGCTCCGCTCTCCACCATCATCAACTGGGAGAGGGAGTTCGAGATGTGGGCACCCGACTTCTACGTACTGACATACACGGGAGACAAGGACAGTCGAGCCATCATCAGAGAGAACGAGTTCACCTTCGACGACACGGCTGTCAAAGGAGGAAAGAAGACCTTTAAACTGAGG AGGGATGCTACTATTAAATTCCACGTGCTGCTGACGTCCTATGAGCTGGTGACCATCGACCAGACGGCTCTCAAGTCCATCGACTGGGCCTGTCTGGTGGTGGACGAGGCTCACCGGCTCAAGAACAACCAGTCCAAG TTTTTCCGGCGTCTGAACGATTATAAGATCgaccacaagctgctgctgacgGGAACTCCTCTGCAGAACAACCTGGAGGAGCTGTTCCACCTGCTCAACTTCCTCACGCCCAACCGCTTCAA TAACCTCGAGGGCTTCCTGGAAGAGTTTGCCGACATTTCCAAGGAGGACCAGATCAAGAAGCTCCACGACCTCCTGGGGCCTCACATGCTGCGGAGGCTGAAGGCCGACGTCTTCAAGAACATGCCCGCCAAGACCGAGCTGATTGTCAGGGTGGAGCTGAGCCCGATGCAGAA gaAATACTACAAGTTGATTCTGACCAAGAATTTCGAGGCTCTGAACACGAAGGGAGGAAGCCAGGTGTCACTGCTCAACATCATGATGGACCTCAAGAAGTGCTGCAACCACCCCTACCTCTTCCCTGTGGCCTccatg GAAGCTGCGAAAACACCCAGCGGTGCTTACGAGGGGTCGGCCCTCACCAAGGCTTCCGGGAAACTGACGCTGATGCAGAAAATGCTGAGGAATCTGAAAGAGCAGGGGCACCGGGTGCTTGTGTTCTCACAG ATGACTAAAATGCTGGACTTGTTGGAGGACTTCCTGGACTATGAGGGTTATAAGTACGAGAGGATTGACGGAAGCGTCACGGGAGCTCTGAGACAAGAGGCCATCGACCGCTTCAACG CTCCTGGTGCTTGTCAGTTTTGTTTCCTGCTCTCAACCAGAGCCGGAGGTCTGGGGATCAACTTGGCCACAGCTGACACAGTCGTCATCTTCGACTCGGACTGGAATCCTCACAACGACATACAG GCGTTCAGCCGAGCCCACCGAATCGGGCAGGCCAACAAGGTCATGATCTATCGCTTTGTGACCCGAGCCAGCGTGGAGGAGCGGATCACCCAGGTGGCCAAGAGGAAAATGATGCTGACCCACCTGGTGGTCCGGCCGGGCCTCGGGTCCAAGGCAGGCTCCATGAGCAAACAGGAACTGGACGACATCCTCAAGTTTGGAACAGAGGAGCTCTTCAAGGATCAGAGAGAAG GTATGAAAAACACCACAGGGGATAAAGTGGAGGACGAGGGAAACGTCATCCACTACGACAGCACGGCCATCGAGAGGCTGCTGGACCGAAGCCAGAACGAAACCGACGACACGGACGTCCAGAACATGAACGAGTACCTCAGCTCCTTTAAAGTGGCCCAGTACATGGTGCGAGAGGAGGATAAG GTGGAGGAGATCGAGCGGGAGATCATCAAGCAGGAGGAGAACGTAGACCCTGATTATTGGGAGAAGCTGCTGCGGCACCActacgagcagcagcaggaggacctCGCCAGCAAACTGGGTAAAGGCAAGAGGAACCGCAAGCCCGTCAACTACAACGACGCAGCCCAGGAGGACCAAG AGTGGCATGCTGACATTTCAGATAACCAGTCCGAGTATTCAGTGGgctccgaggaggaggacgaggacttTGACGATCGACCAGAGG GTCGAAGGCAGTCGCGACGCCAAATGAGGAATGAGAAAGATaaacctctgcctcctctcctggCCAGAGTTGGAGGCAACCTTGAG GTGCTGGGCTTTAACACACGCCAGCGGAAGGCCTTCCTGAACGCAGTGATGCGCTGGGGGATGCCGTCTCAGGACGCCTTTTCCTCCCAGTGGCTGGTGAGAGACCTCAGGGGCAAATCTGAAAAAGAATTCAA AGCGTACGTGTCTCTCTTCATGCGTCACCTGTGCGAGCCGGTGGCTGACGGCGCGGAGACGTTCGCAGACGGCGTCCCGAGGGAGGGCCTGTGTCGCCAGCCGGTCCTCACGCGGATCGGCGTCATGTCCCTCGTCAAGAAGAAG ATCCAGGAGTTTGAGCACATCAACGGACGGTGGAGTCTCCCAGAGCTCAAGCCTGAGGTCAACGTGGACAAGTCCTCCTCCAGGGCCTCCTCTCCCGCAGTGAAGACCACCACGCCCACGCCAGACGCCAGCTACAGCAACACACCGTGCACCTCCACGCCAG CGACCCCTGCTCCTGCAGACAAGCTGGAAAAGAAcggaaaggagggagagaaggaggaggacaaagaggagggtGAGACCCTGccggagaaagagaaagggaaggagaaGGATGAGGGGAAAGAGGTGGAGGGCAACAAGACTGGAGACCCTGAAGAG CTGTCCTCGACAAAAGAGACACCAGAGAGTGCGTCTCCTTGTCAAAAAGCCGAAAATATAGAGGAGCACAACCTGGAAGAGGCGGAGAAGAAAGAAACGACAGACATTCCAGCTGCCacgacagaggagaagaaagcgCAGGAGGAGAGCAAAGAGGAGACGAAGCAAGACACGGAgttaaaagaagagaaatcag AAGGAGAGAAGACGgcggaggaaaaggaaaaagacaacGATAAGCGCGAAGAGACGCCCACGACAACGGAAGCGCCAGACACCAAGGAGAAGTCGGAGGTGGCCGACGTGAAGAAAG aggaggtcaaaggtgaaaaaGATGCCGGAAAAGAAGTCAAAGCGGCGAAGGAGGAACCGCCCAGAGGTAACGGGAGACCTCCTGCTGAGCGACCTCGCTTCATGTTCAACATCGCCGACGGCGGATTTACTG AGCTGCACACTCTCTGGCAGAACGAGGAGCGGGCCGCCATCTCCTCGGGGAAGATGAACGAGATCTGGCACCGCCGACACGACTTCTGGCTGCTGGCGGGAATTGTGAT TCACGGCTACGCCCGGTGGCAGGACATCCAGAACGATCCCCAGTTCGCCATCGTCAACGAGCCGTTCAAGACGCAGGCCAACAAAGGCAACTTCCTGGAGATGAAGAACAAGTTCCTGGCTCGACGCTTCAAG ctgctggagcaggCGCTGGTGATCGAGGAGCAGCTGCGGCGGGCGGCCTACCTGAACATGACCCAGGACCCCAGCCATCCGGCCATGGCGCTCAACGCTCGCTTTGCGGAGGTGGAGTGCCTGGCGGAGTCGCACCAGCACCTCAGCAAGGAGTCGCTGGGGGGGAACAAGCCCGCCAACGCTGTCCTGCACAAAG TGTTGAACCAGTTGGAGGAGCTGCTGAGCGACATGAAGGCCGACGTGACCCGGCTGCCGGCCACCTTGTCCAGGGTTCCCCCGATCGCCGCCCGCCTGCAGATGTCCGAGCGGACCATCCTCAGCCGGCTGGCGAGCAAGGGCACAGAGACGCACACGCCCCCG CCCATACCTCCAGGACCCTACGCCACCCCTCAGAACTACGGAGCCCCCTTCACCCCTGCACCCCCGAGCGCCCTCTACATGGGAGGGGCCAACTACAGTCAGATGCCACCAGGATCCTTCATATCAG